A stretch of the Hypomesus transpacificus isolate Combined female chromosome 12, fHypTra1, whole genome shotgun sequence genome encodes the following:
- the LOC124474575 gene encoding peripheral plasma membrane protein CASK isoform X4 — protein sequence MRCDTLPNNFVLSLCVCVCVCIQPHCVLLASKENSAPVKLGGFGVAIQLGESGLVAGGRVGTPHFMAPEVVKREPYGKPVDVWGCGVILFILLSGCLPFYGTKERLFEAIIKGKYKVMNPRQWSHISESAKDLVRRMLMLDPAERITVYEALNHPWLKERDRYAYKIHLPETVEQLRKFNARRKLKGAVLAAVSSHKFNSFYGDPPEEMHDFSEDPTSSGAVSQVLDSLEEIHALTDCSEKDLDFLHSVFQDQHLHTLLDLYDKINTRSSPQIRNPPSDGVQRAKEVLETISCYPENMEAKELRRILTQPHFMALLQTHDVVAHEVYSDEALRVTPPPTSPYLNGDSPESASGDMDLENVTRVRLVQFQKNTDEPMGITLKMNELNHCIVARIMHGGMIHRQGTLHVGDEIREINGISVANQTVEQLQKMLREMRGSITFKIVPSYRSQSMSCEKESPDLSRQSPANGHASVTSSILDLPSTIQPKGRQIYVRAQFEYDPTKDDLIPCKEAGIRFRVGDIIQIISKDDHNWWQGKLENTKNGTAGLIPSPELQEWRVACIAMEKTKQEQQASCTWFGKKKKQYKDKYLAKHNAVFDQLDLVTYEEVVKLPAFKRKTLVLLGAHGVGRRHIKNTLITKHPDRFAYPIPHTTRPPKKDEENGKNYYFVSHDQMMQDISNNDYLEYGSHEDAMYGTRLETIRQIHAQGMISILDVEPQALKILRTAEFAPYVVFIAAPTITPGMNEDDSLQRLQKESETLQKTYAHYFDQTIINNEIDDTIRHLEEAVDLVCTTAQWVPVSWVY from the exons ATGCGTTGTGATACGTTACCAAATAACTTTGtcttatctctctgtgtgtgtgtgtgtgtgtgtatccagccACACTGTGTGTTGCTTGCCTCCAAGGAGAACTCAGCACCTGTGAAGCTGGGAGGCTTTGGAGTGGCCATCCAGCTGGGCGAATCTGGGCTGGTCGCAGGAG gtcGAGTGGGCACGCCCCACTTCATGGCTCCCGAGGTAGTGAAGCGGGAGCCCTATGGGAAGCCTGTGGAcgtgtggggctgtggggtgaTCCTGTTCATCCTGCTGTCAGGCTGCCTGCCCTTCTACGGCACCAAGGAGCGCCTGTTTGAGGCCATCATCAAGGGGAAATACAAGGTA atgAACCCTCGCCAGTGGAGTCACATCTCAGAGAGTGCTAAGGACCTGGTGAGACGCATGCTGATGCTGGACCCTGCTGAGAGGATCACTGTGTACGAGGCTCTCAACCACCCCTGGCTCAAG gagagggaCAGGTATGCCTACAAGATCCACCTGCCTGAGACGGTGGAGCAGCTGAGGAAGTTCAACGCCAGGAGGAAGCTCAAG GGAGCTGTGCTGGCTGCGGTTTCCAGCCACAAGTTCAACTCCTTCTACGGAGACCCACCAGAGGAAATGCATGACTTCTCAGAAGACCCCACATCCTCAG gGGCAGTGTCCCAGGTGTTGGACAGTCTAGAGGAGATCCATGCGCTGACCGACTGCAGTGAGAAAGATCTGGATTTCCTACACAGTGTCTTCCAGGACCAGCACCTGCACACACTGCTGGAc ctgtaTGATAAGATCAACACCAGGTCGTCCCCACAGATCAGGAACCCTCCCAGCGACGGAGTCCAGAGAGCCAAAGAG gtaCTGGAGACCATCTCATGTTACCCAGAGAACATGGAGGCAAAGGAGCTGAGAAGGATCTTGACACAACCCCActtcatg gcctTGCTGCAGACCCACGATGTGGTGGCCCACGAGGTGTACAGCGACGAGGCCCTGAGggtgacccctccccccacctcgccCTACCTGAACGGCGACTCCCCGGAGAGCGCCAGCGGAGACATGGACCTGGAGAACGTGACCCGCGTGCGCCTCGTGCAGTTCCAGAAGAACACGGACGAGCCCATGGGCATCACGCTTAAGATGAACGAGCTCAACCACTGCATCGTGGCCCGCATCATGCACGGAGGCATGATCCACAGACaag gaACGCTGCACGTGGGAGACGAGATCCGGGAGATCAACGGCATCAGCGTAGCCAATCAGACGGTGGAGCAACTTCAGAAGATGCTG agagagatgagaggaagcATCACTTTCAAGATTGTACCGAGTTACAGGTCTCAGTCCATGTCCTGTGag AAAGAGTCACCTGACTTGTCCAGGCAGTCGCCAGCCAATGGCCACGCCAGCGTCACTAGCTCAATCTTG GATCTACCATCCACCATCCAGCCTAAAGGACGACAG atctACGTGCGTGCCCAGTTTGAGTACGACCCCACCAAGGACGACCTCATCCCCTGCAAGGAGGCGGGCATCCGTTTCCGGGTGGGTGACATCATCCAGATCATCTCCAAGGACGACCACAACTGGTGGCAGGGGAAGCTGGAGAACACCAAGAACGGCACGGCTGGACTCATCCCCTCCCCAGAGCTGCAGGAGTG GCGAGTGGCGTGTATAGCTATGGAGAAGACCAAACAGGAGCAGCAGGCCAGCTGTACCTGGTTTGGCAAGAAGAAGAAACAGTACAAAGACAAGTATCTGGCCAAGCACAACgcag TTTTCGACCAACTAGACCTGGTCACGTACGAGGAGGTGGTGAAGTTGCCAGCGTTCAAGAGGAAAACCCTGGTGCTGTTGG gaGCCCATGGAGTTGGCAGGAGACACATTAAGAACACACTCATCACCAAGCACCCAGACCGATTTGCCTACCCCATCCCGC acaCCACCCGGCCGCCCAAGAAAGATGAGGAGAACGGGAAGAACTACTACTTTGTGTCACATGACCAGATGATGCAGGACATCAGCAACAACGACTATCTGGAGTACGGCAGCCACGAGGACGCCATGTACGGCACCCGGCTGGAGACCATCCGCCAGATCCACGCCCAGGGCATGATCTCCATCCTGGACGTGGAGCCccag gccCTGAAGATCCTGAGGACAGCGGAGTTTGCTCCGTACGTGGTGTTCATCGCCGCGCCGACCATCACCCCCGGGATGAATGAG gatGACTCCCTCCAGAGGCTGCAGAAGGAGTCTGAGACTCTTCAGAAGACCTACGCCCACTACTTCGACCAGACCATCATCAACAACGAGATCGACGACACCATCCGCCACCTGGAGGAGGCAGTGGACCTGGTGTGCACCACCGCCCAGTGGGTTCCCGTGTCCTGGGTCTACTAA
- the LOC124474575 gene encoding peripheral plasma membrane protein CASK isoform X2, whose protein sequence is MRCDTLPNNFVLSLCVCVCVCIQPHCVLLASKENSAPVKLGGFGVAIQLGESGLVAGGRVGTPHFMAPEVVKREPYGKPVDVWGCGVILFILLSGCLPFYGTKERLFEAIIKGKYKVMNPRQWSHISESAKDLVRRMLMLDPAERITVYEALNHPWLKERDRYAYKIHLPETVEQLRKFNARRKLKGAVLAAVSSHKFNSFYGDPPEEMHDFSEDPTSSGAVSQVLDSLEEIHALTDCSEKDLDFLHSVFQDQHLHTLLDLYDKINTRSSPQIRNPPSDGVQRAKEVLETISCYPENMEAKELRRILTQPHFMALLQTHDVVAHEVYSDEALRVTPPPTSPYLNGDSPESASGDMDLENVTRVRLVQFQKNTDEPMGITLKMNELNHCIVARIMHGGMIHRQGTLHVGDEIREINGISVANQTVEQLQKMLREMRGSITFKIVPSYRSQSMSCEKESPDLSRQSPANGHASVTSSILDLPSTIQPKGRQISRPPIKDKMSIKIYVRAQFEYDPTKDDLIPCKEAGIRFRVGDIIQIISKDDHNWWQGKLENTKNGTAGLIPSPELQEWRVACIAMEKTKQEQQASCTWFGKKKKQYKDKYLAKHNAVFDQLDLVTYEEVVKLPAFKRKTLVLLAHGVGRRHIKNTLITKHPDRFAYPIPHTTRPPKKDEENGKNYYFVSHDQMMQDISNNDYLEYGSHEDAMYGTRLETIRQIHAQGMISILDVEPQALKILRTAEFAPYVVFIAAPTITPGMNEDDSLQRLQKESETLQKTYAHYFDQTIINNEIDDTIRHLEEAVDLVCTTAQWVPVSWVY, encoded by the exons ATGCGTTGTGATACGTTACCAAATAACTTTGtcttatctctctgtgtgtgtgtgtgtgtgtgtatccagccACACTGTGTGTTGCTTGCCTCCAAGGAGAACTCAGCACCTGTGAAGCTGGGAGGCTTTGGAGTGGCCATCCAGCTGGGCGAATCTGGGCTGGTCGCAGGAG gtcGAGTGGGCACGCCCCACTTCATGGCTCCCGAGGTAGTGAAGCGGGAGCCCTATGGGAAGCCTGTGGAcgtgtggggctgtggggtgaTCCTGTTCATCCTGCTGTCAGGCTGCCTGCCCTTCTACGGCACCAAGGAGCGCCTGTTTGAGGCCATCATCAAGGGGAAATACAAGGTA atgAACCCTCGCCAGTGGAGTCACATCTCAGAGAGTGCTAAGGACCTGGTGAGACGCATGCTGATGCTGGACCCTGCTGAGAGGATCACTGTGTACGAGGCTCTCAACCACCCCTGGCTCAAG gagagggaCAGGTATGCCTACAAGATCCACCTGCCTGAGACGGTGGAGCAGCTGAGGAAGTTCAACGCCAGGAGGAAGCTCAAG GGAGCTGTGCTGGCTGCGGTTTCCAGCCACAAGTTCAACTCCTTCTACGGAGACCCACCAGAGGAAATGCATGACTTCTCAGAAGACCCCACATCCTCAG gGGCAGTGTCCCAGGTGTTGGACAGTCTAGAGGAGATCCATGCGCTGACCGACTGCAGTGAGAAAGATCTGGATTTCCTACACAGTGTCTTCCAGGACCAGCACCTGCACACACTGCTGGAc ctgtaTGATAAGATCAACACCAGGTCGTCCCCACAGATCAGGAACCCTCCCAGCGACGGAGTCCAGAGAGCCAAAGAG gtaCTGGAGACCATCTCATGTTACCCAGAGAACATGGAGGCAAAGGAGCTGAGAAGGATCTTGACACAACCCCActtcatg gcctTGCTGCAGACCCACGATGTGGTGGCCCACGAGGTGTACAGCGACGAGGCCCTGAGggtgacccctccccccacctcgccCTACCTGAACGGCGACTCCCCGGAGAGCGCCAGCGGAGACATGGACCTGGAGAACGTGACCCGCGTGCGCCTCGTGCAGTTCCAGAAGAACACGGACGAGCCCATGGGCATCACGCTTAAGATGAACGAGCTCAACCACTGCATCGTGGCCCGCATCATGCACGGAGGCATGATCCACAGACaag gaACGCTGCACGTGGGAGACGAGATCCGGGAGATCAACGGCATCAGCGTAGCCAATCAGACGGTGGAGCAACTTCAGAAGATGCTG agagagatgagaggaagcATCACTTTCAAGATTGTACCGAGTTACAGGTCTCAGTCCATGTCCTGTGag AAAGAGTCACCTGACTTGTCCAGGCAGTCGCCAGCCAATGGCCACGCCAGCGTCACTAGCTCAATCTTG GATCTACCATCCACCATCCAGCCTAAAGGACGACAG ATCTCCAGACCTCCTATCAAGGACAAAATGTCCATCAAG atctACGTGCGTGCCCAGTTTGAGTACGACCCCACCAAGGACGACCTCATCCCCTGCAAGGAGGCGGGCATCCGTTTCCGGGTGGGTGACATCATCCAGATCATCTCCAAGGACGACCACAACTGGTGGCAGGGGAAGCTGGAGAACACCAAGAACGGCACGGCTGGACTCATCCCCTCCCCAGAGCTGCAGGAGTG GCGAGTGGCGTGTATAGCTATGGAGAAGACCAAACAGGAGCAGCAGGCCAGCTGTACCTGGTTTGGCAAGAAGAAGAAACAGTACAAAGACAAGTATCTGGCCAAGCACAACgcag TTTTCGACCAACTAGACCTGGTCACGTACGAGGAGGTGGTGAAGTTGCCAGCGTTCAAGAGGAAAACCCTGGTGCTGTTGG CCCATGGAGTTGGCAGGAGACACATTAAGAACACACTCATCACCAAGCACCCAGACCGATTTGCCTACCCCATCCCGC acaCCACCCGGCCGCCCAAGAAAGATGAGGAGAACGGGAAGAACTACTACTTTGTGTCACATGACCAGATGATGCAGGACATCAGCAACAACGACTATCTGGAGTACGGCAGCCACGAGGACGCCATGTACGGCACCCGGCTGGAGACCATCCGCCAGATCCACGCCCAGGGCATGATCTCCATCCTGGACGTGGAGCCccag gccCTGAAGATCCTGAGGACAGCGGAGTTTGCTCCGTACGTGGTGTTCATCGCCGCGCCGACCATCACCCCCGGGATGAATGAG gatGACTCCCTCCAGAGGCTGCAGAAGGAGTCTGAGACTCTTCAGAAGACCTACGCCCACTACTTCGACCAGACCATCATCAACAACGAGATCGACGACACCATCCGCCACCTGGAGGAGGCAGTGGACCTGGTGTGCACCACCGCCCAGTGGGTTCCCGTGTCCTGGGTCTACTAA
- the LOC124474575 gene encoding peripheral plasma membrane protein CASK isoform X5: MRCDTLPNNFVLSLCVCVCVCIQPHCVLLASKENSAPVKLGGFGVAIQLGESGLVAGGRVGTPHFMAPEVVKREPYGKPVDVWGCGVILFILLSGCLPFYGTKERLFEAIIKGKYKVMNPRQWSHISESAKDLVRRMLMLDPAERITVYEALNHPWLKERDRYAYKIHLPETVEQLRKFNARRKLKGAVLAAVSSHKFNSFYGDPPEEMHDFSEDPTSSGAVSQVLDSLEEIHALTDCSEKDLDFLHSVFQDQHLHTLLDLYDKINTRSSPQIRNPPSDGVQRAKEVLETISCYPENMEAKELRRILTQPHFMALLQTHDVVAHEVYSDEALRVTPPPTSPYLNGDSPESASGDMDLENVTRVRLVQFQKNTDEPMGITLKMNELNHCIVARIMHGGMIHRQGTLHVGDEIREINGISVANQTVEQLQKMLREMRGSITFKIVPSYRSQSMSCEKESPDLSRQSPANGHASVTSSILDLPSTIQPKGRQIYVRAQFEYDPTKDDLIPCKEAGIRFRVGDIIQIISKDDHNWWQGKLENTKNGTAGLIPSPELQEWRVACIAMEKTKQEQQASCTWFGKKKKQYKDKYLAKHNADLVTYEEVVKLPAFKRKTLVLLGAHGVGRRHIKNTLITKHPDRFAYPIPHTTRPPKKDEENGKNYYFVSHDQMMQDISNNDYLEYGSHEDAMYGTRLETIRQIHAQGMISILDVEPQALKILRTAEFAPYVVFIAAPTITPGMNEDDSLQRLQKESETLQKTYAHYFDQTIINNEIDDTIRHLEEAVDLVCTTAQWVPVSWVY; the protein is encoded by the exons ATGCGTTGTGATACGTTACCAAATAACTTTGtcttatctctctgtgtgtgtgtgtgtgtgtgtatccagccACACTGTGTGTTGCTTGCCTCCAAGGAGAACTCAGCACCTGTGAAGCTGGGAGGCTTTGGAGTGGCCATCCAGCTGGGCGAATCTGGGCTGGTCGCAGGAG gtcGAGTGGGCACGCCCCACTTCATGGCTCCCGAGGTAGTGAAGCGGGAGCCCTATGGGAAGCCTGTGGAcgtgtggggctgtggggtgaTCCTGTTCATCCTGCTGTCAGGCTGCCTGCCCTTCTACGGCACCAAGGAGCGCCTGTTTGAGGCCATCATCAAGGGGAAATACAAGGTA atgAACCCTCGCCAGTGGAGTCACATCTCAGAGAGTGCTAAGGACCTGGTGAGACGCATGCTGATGCTGGACCCTGCTGAGAGGATCACTGTGTACGAGGCTCTCAACCACCCCTGGCTCAAG gagagggaCAGGTATGCCTACAAGATCCACCTGCCTGAGACGGTGGAGCAGCTGAGGAAGTTCAACGCCAGGAGGAAGCTCAAG GGAGCTGTGCTGGCTGCGGTTTCCAGCCACAAGTTCAACTCCTTCTACGGAGACCCACCAGAGGAAATGCATGACTTCTCAGAAGACCCCACATCCTCAG gGGCAGTGTCCCAGGTGTTGGACAGTCTAGAGGAGATCCATGCGCTGACCGACTGCAGTGAGAAAGATCTGGATTTCCTACACAGTGTCTTCCAGGACCAGCACCTGCACACACTGCTGGAc ctgtaTGATAAGATCAACACCAGGTCGTCCCCACAGATCAGGAACCCTCCCAGCGACGGAGTCCAGAGAGCCAAAGAG gtaCTGGAGACCATCTCATGTTACCCAGAGAACATGGAGGCAAAGGAGCTGAGAAGGATCTTGACACAACCCCActtcatg gcctTGCTGCAGACCCACGATGTGGTGGCCCACGAGGTGTACAGCGACGAGGCCCTGAGggtgacccctccccccacctcgccCTACCTGAACGGCGACTCCCCGGAGAGCGCCAGCGGAGACATGGACCTGGAGAACGTGACCCGCGTGCGCCTCGTGCAGTTCCAGAAGAACACGGACGAGCCCATGGGCATCACGCTTAAGATGAACGAGCTCAACCACTGCATCGTGGCCCGCATCATGCACGGAGGCATGATCCACAGACaag gaACGCTGCACGTGGGAGACGAGATCCGGGAGATCAACGGCATCAGCGTAGCCAATCAGACGGTGGAGCAACTTCAGAAGATGCTG agagagatgagaggaagcATCACTTTCAAGATTGTACCGAGTTACAGGTCTCAGTCCATGTCCTGTGag AAAGAGTCACCTGACTTGTCCAGGCAGTCGCCAGCCAATGGCCACGCCAGCGTCACTAGCTCAATCTTG GATCTACCATCCACCATCCAGCCTAAAGGACGACAG atctACGTGCGTGCCCAGTTTGAGTACGACCCCACCAAGGACGACCTCATCCCCTGCAAGGAGGCGGGCATCCGTTTCCGGGTGGGTGACATCATCCAGATCATCTCCAAGGACGACCACAACTGGTGGCAGGGGAAGCTGGAGAACACCAAGAACGGCACGGCTGGACTCATCCCCTCCCCAGAGCTGCAGGAGTG GCGAGTGGCGTGTATAGCTATGGAGAAGACCAAACAGGAGCAGCAGGCCAGCTGTACCTGGTTTGGCAAGAAGAAGAAACAGTACAAAGACAAGTATCTGGCCAAGCACAACgcag ACCTGGTCACGTACGAGGAGGTGGTGAAGTTGCCAGCGTTCAAGAGGAAAACCCTGGTGCTGTTGG gaGCCCATGGAGTTGGCAGGAGACACATTAAGAACACACTCATCACCAAGCACCCAGACCGATTTGCCTACCCCATCCCGC acaCCACCCGGCCGCCCAAGAAAGATGAGGAGAACGGGAAGAACTACTACTTTGTGTCACATGACCAGATGATGCAGGACATCAGCAACAACGACTATCTGGAGTACGGCAGCCACGAGGACGCCATGTACGGCACCCGGCTGGAGACCATCCGCCAGATCCACGCCCAGGGCATGATCTCCATCCTGGACGTGGAGCCccag gccCTGAAGATCCTGAGGACAGCGGAGTTTGCTCCGTACGTGGTGTTCATCGCCGCGCCGACCATCACCCCCGGGATGAATGAG gatGACTCCCTCCAGAGGCTGCAGAAGGAGTCTGAGACTCTTCAGAAGACCTACGCCCACTACTTCGACCAGACCATCATCAACAACGAGATCGACGACACCATCCGCCACCTGGAGGAGGCAGTGGACCTGGTGTGCACCACCGCCCAGTGGGTTCCCGTGTCCTGGGTCTACTAA
- the LOC124474575 gene encoding peripheral plasma membrane protein CASK isoform X3 — protein MRCDTLPNNFVLSLCVCVCVCIQPHCVLLASKENSAPVKLGGFGVAIQLGESGLVAGGRVGTPHFMAPEVVKREPYGKPVDVWGCGVILFILLSGCLPFYGTKERLFEAIIKGKYKVMNPRQWSHISESAKDLVRRMLMLDPAERITVYEALNHPWLKERDRYAYKIHLPETVEQLRKFNARRKLKGAVLAAVSSHKFNSFYGDPPEEMHDFSEDPTSSGAVSQVLDSLEEIHALTDCSEKDLDFLHSVFQDQHLHTLLDLYDKINTRSSPQIRNPPSDGVQRAKEVLETISCYPENMEAKELRRILTQPHFMALLQTHDVVAHEVYSDEALRVTPPPTSPYLNGDSPESASGDMDLENVTRVRLVQFQKNTDEPMGITLKMNELNHCIVARIMHGGMIHRQGTLHVGDEIREINGISVANQTVEQLQKMLREMRGSITFKIVPSYRSQSMSCEKESPDLSRQSPANGHASVTSSILDLPSTIQPKGRQISRPPIKDKMSIKIYVRAQFEYDPTKDDLIPCKEAGIRFRVGDIIQIISKDDHNWWQGKLENTKNGTAGLIPSPELQEWRVACIAMEKTKQEQQASCTWFGKKKKQYKDKYLAKHNADLVTYEEVVKLPAFKRKTLVLLGAHGVGRRHIKNTLITKHPDRFAYPIPHTTRPPKKDEENGKNYYFVSHDQMMQDISNNDYLEYGSHEDAMYGTRLETIRQIHAQGMISILDVEPQALKILRTAEFAPYVVFIAAPTITPGMNEDDSLQRLQKESETLQKTYAHYFDQTIINNEIDDTIRHLEEAVDLVCTTAQWVPVSWVY, from the exons ATGCGTTGTGATACGTTACCAAATAACTTTGtcttatctctctgtgtgtgtgtgtgtgtgtgtatccagccACACTGTGTGTTGCTTGCCTCCAAGGAGAACTCAGCACCTGTGAAGCTGGGAGGCTTTGGAGTGGCCATCCAGCTGGGCGAATCTGGGCTGGTCGCAGGAG gtcGAGTGGGCACGCCCCACTTCATGGCTCCCGAGGTAGTGAAGCGGGAGCCCTATGGGAAGCCTGTGGAcgtgtggggctgtggggtgaTCCTGTTCATCCTGCTGTCAGGCTGCCTGCCCTTCTACGGCACCAAGGAGCGCCTGTTTGAGGCCATCATCAAGGGGAAATACAAGGTA atgAACCCTCGCCAGTGGAGTCACATCTCAGAGAGTGCTAAGGACCTGGTGAGACGCATGCTGATGCTGGACCCTGCTGAGAGGATCACTGTGTACGAGGCTCTCAACCACCCCTGGCTCAAG gagagggaCAGGTATGCCTACAAGATCCACCTGCCTGAGACGGTGGAGCAGCTGAGGAAGTTCAACGCCAGGAGGAAGCTCAAG GGAGCTGTGCTGGCTGCGGTTTCCAGCCACAAGTTCAACTCCTTCTACGGAGACCCACCAGAGGAAATGCATGACTTCTCAGAAGACCCCACATCCTCAG gGGCAGTGTCCCAGGTGTTGGACAGTCTAGAGGAGATCCATGCGCTGACCGACTGCAGTGAGAAAGATCTGGATTTCCTACACAGTGTCTTCCAGGACCAGCACCTGCACACACTGCTGGAc ctgtaTGATAAGATCAACACCAGGTCGTCCCCACAGATCAGGAACCCTCCCAGCGACGGAGTCCAGAGAGCCAAAGAG gtaCTGGAGACCATCTCATGTTACCCAGAGAACATGGAGGCAAAGGAGCTGAGAAGGATCTTGACACAACCCCActtcatg gcctTGCTGCAGACCCACGATGTGGTGGCCCACGAGGTGTACAGCGACGAGGCCCTGAGggtgacccctccccccacctcgccCTACCTGAACGGCGACTCCCCGGAGAGCGCCAGCGGAGACATGGACCTGGAGAACGTGACCCGCGTGCGCCTCGTGCAGTTCCAGAAGAACACGGACGAGCCCATGGGCATCACGCTTAAGATGAACGAGCTCAACCACTGCATCGTGGCCCGCATCATGCACGGAGGCATGATCCACAGACaag gaACGCTGCACGTGGGAGACGAGATCCGGGAGATCAACGGCATCAGCGTAGCCAATCAGACGGTGGAGCAACTTCAGAAGATGCTG agagagatgagaggaagcATCACTTTCAAGATTGTACCGAGTTACAGGTCTCAGTCCATGTCCTGTGag AAAGAGTCACCTGACTTGTCCAGGCAGTCGCCAGCCAATGGCCACGCCAGCGTCACTAGCTCAATCTTG GATCTACCATCCACCATCCAGCCTAAAGGACGACAG ATCTCCAGACCTCCTATCAAGGACAAAATGTCCATCAAG atctACGTGCGTGCCCAGTTTGAGTACGACCCCACCAAGGACGACCTCATCCCCTGCAAGGAGGCGGGCATCCGTTTCCGGGTGGGTGACATCATCCAGATCATCTCCAAGGACGACCACAACTGGTGGCAGGGGAAGCTGGAGAACACCAAGAACGGCACGGCTGGACTCATCCCCTCCCCAGAGCTGCAGGAGTG GCGAGTGGCGTGTATAGCTATGGAGAAGACCAAACAGGAGCAGCAGGCCAGCTGTACCTGGTTTGGCAAGAAGAAGAAACAGTACAAAGACAAGTATCTGGCCAAGCACAACgcag ACCTGGTCACGTACGAGGAGGTGGTGAAGTTGCCAGCGTTCAAGAGGAAAACCCTGGTGCTGTTGG gaGCCCATGGAGTTGGCAGGAGACACATTAAGAACACACTCATCACCAAGCACCCAGACCGATTTGCCTACCCCATCCCGC acaCCACCCGGCCGCCCAAGAAAGATGAGGAGAACGGGAAGAACTACTACTTTGTGTCACATGACCAGATGATGCAGGACATCAGCAACAACGACTATCTGGAGTACGGCAGCCACGAGGACGCCATGTACGGCACCCGGCTGGAGACCATCCGCCAGATCCACGCCCAGGGCATGATCTCCATCCTGGACGTGGAGCCccag gccCTGAAGATCCTGAGGACAGCGGAGTTTGCTCCGTACGTGGTGTTCATCGCCGCGCCGACCATCACCCCCGGGATGAATGAG gatGACTCCCTCCAGAGGCTGCAGAAGGAGTCTGAGACTCTTCAGAAGACCTACGCCCACTACTTCGACCAGACCATCATCAACAACGAGATCGACGACACCATCCGCCACCTGGAGGAGGCAGTGGACCTGGTGTGCACCACCGCCCAGTGGGTTCCCGTGTCCTGGGTCTACTAA